From a region of the Campylobacter showae genome:
- a CDS encoding winged helix-turn-helix domain-containing protein, whose translation MSEQIRELIAKLLNPKGRLDCGTAFKIAAKLGVEIGEVSDEAEKMGVKIDNCELGQFGGLENGRGKYTVMTQLKQMTDEKDRILCKDARDAAAGVGLKTIRSTLKDYKIDVKYCQLGCFKEKKGKKMRVKTKTWIENDEGELIFGKGKTEVLDVIAEVGSISKAAEILGMNYKKCWNHLQILQKNLKEELFTTKQGGGENAGTTLNERAHELINAYRQLQNDIEDFADKRFKELFLKKDGEKKDSTKDDANDKKNKTTSNLREKKCT comes from the coding sequence ATGAGTGAGCAAATCCGCGAACTGATCGCAAAACTGTTAAACCCAAAGGGTAGGCTAGACTGCGGCACGGCGTTTAAGATCGCTGCAAAACTAGGCGTAGAGATCGGCGAGGTTAGCGACGAAGCTGAAAAAATGGGCGTAAAGATCGATAACTGTGAGCTAGGGCAGTTTGGCGGGCTAGAAAATGGACGCGGTAAATACACCGTGATGACGCAGCTAAAACAGATGACCGACGAAAAAGACAGAATCCTGTGCAAAGACGCTAGAGACGCGGCTGCGGGCGTGGGGCTAAAGACGATCCGATCGACGCTAAAAGACTATAAAATCGACGTAAAATACTGCCAGCTGGGGTGTTTTAAGGAGAAGAAAGGAAAAAAGATGAGAGTAAAAACCAAAACTTGGATAGAAAACGACGAGGGCGAGCTGATCTTCGGCAAGGGCAAAACCGAAGTCCTAGACGTCATCGCCGAGGTCGGCTCGATCTCAAAGGCTGCCGAAATCCTAGGCATGAACTATAAAAAATGCTGGAATCATCTGCAAATTTTGCAAAAAAATCTAAAAGAGGAGCTCTTCACCACCAAACAAGGCGGCGGCGAAAACGCCGGTACGACGCTAAACGAACGCGCGCATGAGCTCATAAACGCCTATAGGCAGCTACAAAACGATATCGAGGACTTTGCGGATAAGCGCTTTAAGGAGCTGTTTTTGAAAAAAGACGGCGAGAAAAAGGACTCGACCAAAGACGACGCAAACGATAAAAAAAATAAAACCACATCAAATTTAAGGGAGAAAAAATGTACGTAA
- the fdhD gene encoding formate dehydrogenase accessory sulfurtransferase FdhD, translating to MQPIFTTQIIKFKGAQKSAVDDILVREIKLEIYINGKRFGALMATPTDQEALAAGYLISENLITSPEDIESIELSEDALSVRVKAKINEKRLEQFDEEKVIISGCGRSSTANIDPEAMAARSIKGEVKFNKDEILRQMGQFYTQCELYEMTGCVHTAKLFVSGEQFYIGEDIAQHNTIDKAVGKAVLAGAQLQNSFLMVSGRLSSEMVAKAVMHGVPVLVSRTAPTSLGVVIARKFNLTLCGFARGENINVYSGAERIYE from the coding sequence ATGCAACCTATTTTTACGACGCAAATCATCAAATTTAAAGGCGCTCAAAAAAGCGCCGTGGATGATATTTTGGTGCGCGAGATCAAACTTGAGATCTACATAAACGGCAAGCGTTTCGGCGCGCTGATGGCGACTCCGACCGATCAGGAGGCGCTAGCTGCAGGCTACCTAATCAGCGAAAATTTGATCACGAGCCCCGAGGATATCGAGAGTATCGAGCTCTCAGAGGATGCTTTAAGCGTGCGGGTAAAGGCTAAAATCAACGAAAAGCGCCTCGAGCAGTTTGACGAGGAAAAGGTAATAATCAGCGGCTGCGGGCGTAGCTCGACGGCAAATATCGACCCTGAAGCTATGGCGGCGCGCTCGATAAAGGGCGAGGTCAAATTTAACAAAGACGAAATTTTGCGCCAGATGGGGCAGTTTTACACGCAGTGCGAGCTTTACGAGATGACTGGCTGCGTGCATACGGCTAAGCTTTTCGTGAGCGGCGAACAGTTTTACATCGGCGAGGATATCGCGCAGCATAACACGATAGATAAGGCCGTCGGCAAAGCGGTACTAGCCGGCGCGCAGCTACAAAATTCGTTTTTGATGGTGAGCGGAAGGCTAAGCTCCGAGATGGTGGCAAAAGCCGTCATGCATGGCGTCCCCGTGCTCGTCTCGCGCACGGCTCCGACTAGCCTTGGCGTCGTGATAGCGCGTAAATTTAACCTAACGCTGTGCGGCTTTGCGCGCGGCGAAAACATAAACGTATATAGCGGCGCGGAGAGAATCTATGAGTGA
- a CDS encoding TOBE domain-containing protein, producing the protein MFSARNQLSAQITEVREGAVNSLVVAKLQGGETVKATVTVDSQKALDLVAGKKVVYLFKASSIIVAKGENGLKLSATNQLKGKVVKVVEGAVNAEVDIEIAGGDKLSAIITNESAKNLALKAGDEVTAIIKASHIIIGA; encoded by the coding sequence ATGTTTAGCGCAAGAAATCAACTGTCAGCACAAATCACAGAGGTAAGAGAGGGAGCGGTAAACTCTCTAGTAGTAGCAAAGCTACAAGGTGGAGAGACTGTAAAAGCAACCGTAACCGTAGATAGCCAAAAGGCTCTAGATCTAGTAGCGGGTAAAAAGGTAGTTTATCTATTTAAAGCTTCTTCTATCATAGTAGCTAAAGGCGAGAACGGTCTAAAACTAAGCGCTACTAACCAACTAAAAGGTAAGGTAGTAAAAGTAGTAGAGGGTGCGGTAAACGCTGAAGTAGATATCGAGATAGCTGGCGGAGATAAGCTAAGCGCTATCATCACTAACGAGTCTGCTAAAAACCTAGCTCTAAAAGCAGGTGATGAAGTAACTGCTATCATCAAAGCTAGCCACATCATCATAGGTGCTTAA
- a CDS encoding class I SAM-dependent methyltransferase, with protein sequence MILPSNYDEIDFDELYKAQKVRSSFGKKFAEDWDKKAPSFNEGVMKSAYAREFIDKVDFTGVSTLLDFACGAGALSVLAAQKVDQIYGYDFSPKMLEFARENAQIYGAQNVKFAQKAFEDDWSDVPECDVVLASRCLEVDDLKAALSKLLSKTKKSLYITFKVGGSFVDGDVLDAIGREVEQKPDFVYLLNILFQMGYLPSLDYIKARCHAGPATSAEELVQKTRWGLGGELSEAEEAQLAEYFNGGKYKPRQEFMHWAFVRVDKNS encoded by the coding sequence ATGATTTTACCTTCAAACTACGACGAGATCGACTTTGACGAGCTTTATAAGGCACAAAAGGTAAGAAGCTCGTTTGGCAAAAAATTTGCAGAGGACTGGGACAAAAAAGCGCCCAGCTTCAACGAGGGCGTGATGAAAAGCGCCTATGCGCGCGAATTTATAGATAAGGTTGATTTTACGGGCGTTTCTACGTTGCTTGATTTTGCGTGCGGAGCGGGGGCGCTAAGCGTGCTGGCGGCGCAAAAGGTGGATCAAATTTACGGCTACGATTTTTCGCCTAAGATGCTAGAGTTTGCCCGCGAAAACGCTCAAATTTACGGCGCACAAAACGTTAAATTTGCGCAAAAAGCCTTTGAGGACGACTGGTCTGACGTGCCTGAGTGCGACGTGGTTTTGGCTTCGCGCTGCCTTGAGGTGGATGATCTAAAGGCTGCGCTTAGTAAGCTTCTTTCAAAGACTAAAAAATCGCTTTATATCACGTTTAAGGTTGGCGGCAGCTTCGTGGACGGGGACGTTTTGGACGCGATAGGGCGCGAAGTGGAGCAAAAGCCCGACTTCGTCTATCTTTTAAACATCTTGTTTCAAATGGGATATTTGCCAAGTCTTGACTATATAAAAGCTCGGTGTCATGCAGGTCCTGCTACGAGCGCTGAGGAACTCGTCCAAAAGACGCGTTGGGGGCTTGGCGGCGAGCTAAGCGAAGCTGAGGAGGCGCAGCTGGCGGAGTATTTTAACGGCGGCAAATACAAGCCGAGGCAAGAATTTATGCACTGGGCGTTTGTTCGGGTGGATAAAAATAGTTAA
- a CDS encoding tyrosine-type recombinase/integrase, translated as MAGKLKNYNSSFGVNKYPGIFFNNLANGDVVFYMRVTLEGKKANVKIGSKSEGVNITYAYNKKKEFDAKQRNGELPDSITKKIAAKNNKSSLKFDEIADAFFSYKLEKEPDNAVNIKEQRRDYEIYHKDKLGGLATTQITPEMINEHHKDISQIISPKTKRKLSQSRINAIMGIVRTIFNHAIKNDLIDHISPYKIELKKPSNKRERFLELIEIELLRKEVAGKEDFALELFVELALCTGARLEGILNIKKKDLALSTKSVTISDFKTKSTYTGFLSKRALEKINQIYTTLSPNDFLVNKPKSTIQNVLQPLLNKLFNQNLDISDATNRVVIHTLRHTFASHLAIKGTPILTIKKLMNHSDINHTLRYAKLMPDSGREMVERLYE; from the coding sequence ATGGCAGGAAAACTTAAAAATTACAACTCGTCGTTTGGAGTAAATAAATATCCTGGAATTTTCTTCAATAATCTAGCCAACGGTGACGTCGTTTTTTATATGAGAGTTACGCTTGAGGGCAAAAAGGCGAACGTTAAAATAGGATCAAAATCCGAAGGCGTAAATATAACCTACGCGTATAACAAAAAGAAAGAATTCGATGCCAAGCAAAGAAACGGCGAATTGCCAGATAGTATAACAAAGAAAATAGCCGCCAAGAATAACAAAAGCTCGCTTAAATTTGATGAGATCGCAGACGCCTTTTTCAGCTATAAACTAGAAAAAGAACCAGACAACGCCGTCAATATAAAAGAGCAAAGGCGAGATTATGAAATTTACCATAAGGATAAGTTAGGCGGTCTAGCCACGACGCAGATAACACCCGAGATGATAAATGAGCATCATAAAGATATTTCTCAGATAATCTCACCTAAAACCAAACGAAAGCTGTCGCAATCCAGGATAAACGCTATAATGGGTATAGTTAGGACGATTTTTAATCACGCTATAAAAAATGACCTTATCGATCATATTAGCCCATACAAGATAGAACTAAAAAAGCCGAGCAACAAGCGAGAGAGATTTTTGGAGCTTATCGAGATAGAGCTTTTACGCAAAGAAGTAGCGGGCAAAGAAGACTTTGCCCTAGAGCTGTTCGTTGAGCTTGCGCTTTGTACGGGAGCTAGATTAGAAGGAATTTTAAATATCAAGAAAAAAGATTTAGCGCTATCTACCAAGTCGGTCACCATAAGCGATTTTAAAACAAAGAGCACGTATACGGGGTTTTTAAGTAAAAGAGCACTAGAAAAGATAAATCAAATTTATACCACCCTATCCCCGAACGACTTTTTGGTAAATAAACCAAAATCCACTATTCAAAACGTCTTGCAGCCATTATTAAACAAGCTTTTTAATCAAAATTTAGATATAAGCGACGCAACCAATAGAGTAGTCATTCACACCCTTAGGCATACGTTCGCTTCGCATCTTGCTATAAAGGGCACTCCGATACTAACGATAAAAAAGCTGATGAATCACTCAGATATCAACCATACCCTAAGATACGCTAAACTAATGCCGGACAGCGGAAGAGAGATGGTGGAGAGGCTTTATGAATAA
- a CDS encoding type II toxin-antitoxin system RelE/ParE family toxin gives MWSVEFASEAIKDEFLELPTGLRQRGYKMFELLEARGNTLGEPYTKSIKDGLFEIRIKSDEGIARSIYCYEIGKRIIILLTFVKKTQKTPKSILNLAEQRLKEFKDGNR, from the coding sequence ATGTGGAGCGTAGAGTTTGCAAGCGAAGCCATAAAAGACGAGTTCTTGGAACTGCCGACCGGACTTAGACAAAGAGGTTATAAAATGTTCGAGCTCTTAGAGGCTAGGGGTAATACCTTGGGAGAGCCGTACACTAAAAGCATAAAAGACGGGCTGTTCGAGATACGCATAAAGTCGGATGAAGGAATAGCTAGAAGCATATATTGTTATGAAATCGGCAAAAGAATAATAATCCTACTAACTTTTGTTAAAAAAACACAAAAGACGCCTAAAAGTATACTAAATTTGGCAGAACAAAGATTAAAGGAGTTTAAAGATGGGAACCGTTAA
- a CDS encoding helix-turn-helix domain-containing protein, whose protein sequence is MGTVNFREVLKEELKNTEFKAQYDALEDEYKAIEALIDARNEAGLTQSEVAKRMGITQSAVARIESGAYNIKYKTFFNYIKACGKRVAIV, encoded by the coding sequence ATGGGAACCGTTAATTTTAGAGAAGTTTTAAAAGAGGAGCTAAAAAACACCGAATTTAAAGCGCAATACGATGCACTGGAGGACGAATATAAAGCCATAGAGGCTTTGATAGACGCTAGAAACGAGGCAGGGCTAACTCAAAGCGAAGTAGCTAAAAGGATGGGCATAACTCAGTCTGCCGTAGCCAGAATAGAAAGCGGAGCGTATAATATCAAGTATAAAACATTTTTTAACTACATAAAAGCTTGCGGCAAAAGAGTGGCGATAGTATAA
- a CDS encoding alpha/beta hydrolase translates to MKKFTKLSIFLIAYGLAVQTYAAPLSIEEQGSFAVGGSIKTSKGIYNPFPDTVKGKESNSFMDVYEASIQAGGQTLHGDHATVFYQIPSSPRKYPLVFLHGAGQSMRTWQTTPDGREGFQNIFLRRHFPVYLVDQPRRGQSGQSTVEGKISATPDDQFWFAQFRIGTYPNFNKGVAFPQDKNSLDQFFRQMTPNTGAFDGAVISDSMSKLFDRIGDGVLVTHSQGGIVGWLAGMKNPHIKGIISFEPGNFPFPEGEIPANITSKFGDIKPAAASKADFDKLTKMPILIYFGDFISDKPSDNQGEDQWRIRLSLAKQWVDVVNKHGGDATVVELPKIGIKGNTHFIFSDLNNMEVADHMENWLKQKGLGK, encoded by the coding sequence ATGAAAAAATTTACAAAACTTTCCATATTTTTAATCGCTTATGGGCTAGCCGTGCAAACTTACGCAGCGCCGCTTTCCATCGAAGAGCAAGGCAGCTTTGCCGTGGGTGGTTCGATAAAAACCAGCAAAGGCATTTACAACCCCTTTCCGGACACTGTAAAAGGCAAAGAAAGCAATAGCTTTATGGATGTCTATGAAGCATCTATCCAAGCGGGCGGGCAAACCTTGCACGGCGATCATGCAACCGTTTTTTATCAAATTCCAAGTAGTCCCCGCAAGTATCCGCTTGTGTTTTTGCATGGCGCAGGGCAATCAATGCGAACATGGCAAACTACCCCGGACGGCAGAGAAGGTTTTCAAAATATCTTTTTACGCAGGCATTTTCCTGTTTATTTAGTAGATCAACCGCGCCGCGGGCAATCCGGACAAAGTACGGTAGAAGGTAAAATTTCTGCAACGCCTGACGATCAGTTCTGGTTTGCTCAATTTCGCATAGGCACCTACCCAAATTTCAATAAAGGCGTGGCATTCCCGCAAGATAAAAACTCGCTAGATCAGTTCTTTCGTCAGATGACGCCAAACACGGGAGCGTTTGATGGCGCGGTAATCAGCGATAGCATGAGTAAACTCTTTGATCGCATCGGCGATGGCGTGCTCGTCACTCACTCGCAAGGCGGTATTGTTGGTTGGCTAGCCGGAATGAAAAATCCGCATATCAAAGGCATTATCTCTTTTGAGCCCGGCAACTTTCCATTTCCGGAAGGTGAAATTCCGGCAAATATCACTAGCAAATTTGGCGATATCAAACCTGCTGCGGCAAGTAAAGCGGATTTTGACAAGCTTACCAAAATGCCGATTTTGATCTATTTTGGCGATTTTATCAGCGATAAACCATCCGATAACCAAGGCGAAGATCAATGGCGAATCCGCTTGTCGCTCGCTAAACAATGGGTTGACGTTGTGAATAAACACGGCGGCGATGCGACTGTTGTGGAACTACCTAAAATAGGTATCAAAGGCAACACGCATTTTATATTTTCGGATCTTAACAATATGGAGGTAGCCGATCATATGGAAAATTGGCTAAAACAAAAAGGTCTGGGTAAGTAA
- a CDS encoding carboxylesterase/lipase family protein, producing MKPNLSTKFARTALLTIALGFIAPALASQDPIQAGSDIAVVHTEAGKIQGYIHNDILTYKGIAYAMAERFMPPQKVAKWQGVKMALTYGDVCPQVPMGGRSFFFTGPEMTQSEQCLNLNIWAPKNDGKKRAVMVWIHGGGFQSGASNDLHSYDGENLARSGDVVVVSVNHRLNAMGHLDLSAYGEQYKYSANLGVQDLVASLEWVKENIDKFGGDPANVTIFGESGGGAKVLTLMGTPAAKGLFSKAIVESGAVEKMGMTLTSPKAGRRVAELTLANLGVKPTALDKLKVFTPAQINEAANKALKQTAQEQKLMPLRGQGYGLSWAPTMDGDYIPQEPVGEKYPELSKDIPLLIGSNLTEWESFPLQLDLANTQKDNRFTWSDSQVEEKLKVKYGNKTAKVIEAFREAYPKRRLADALYVDSFLRAPALKTASLKADQHAAPVYNYIFSWDTPVFNGVPMSYHTAEIAFVFNNIDKMEQATGGGKEARELAKKMSTAWVNFAKTGNPNGGDLPQWDAYTRENGNVMIFDNEIKTKQHHDAKLQRLLAPEMKF from the coding sequence ATGAAACCAAATTTATCAACCAAATTTGCACGAACGGCATTGCTAACTATAGCTTTGGGCTTTATAGCGCCAGCGTTAGCGAGTCAAGATCCGATCCAAGCCGGTAGCGACATCGCTGTAGTTCATACTGAAGCTGGTAAAATTCAAGGCTATATCCATAACGATATTTTGACCTACAAAGGCATCGCGTATGCCATGGCTGAGCGTTTTATGCCGCCGCAAAAAGTGGCAAAATGGCAGGGCGTAAAAATGGCTTTAACTTATGGCGATGTATGTCCGCAAGTTCCGATGGGCGGACGTTCGTTTTTCTTTACCGGCCCGGAAATGACGCAGAGCGAGCAGTGCTTAAATTTAAATATATGGGCGCCTAAGAATGATGGCAAAAAACGTGCGGTAATGGTATGGATTCACGGAGGAGGCTTTCAGTCCGGAGCGTCTAACGATCTACATAGCTATGACGGAGAAAATTTGGCCCGCTCGGGCGATGTGGTAGTGGTTTCTGTTAATCACCGCTTGAATGCGATGGGGCATTTGGATCTATCCGCTTACGGCGAGCAGTACAAATACTCGGCAAATTTAGGCGTACAAGATTTGGTGGCTTCACTGGAGTGGGTTAAAGAAAACATTGATAAATTCGGCGGAGATCCGGCAAACGTTACTATTTTTGGCGAAAGCGGAGGCGGAGCAAAAGTGCTTACATTAATGGGAACGCCGGCAGCCAAAGGTTTATTTAGCAAAGCGATCGTCGAAAGTGGCGCAGTAGAAAAAATGGGAATGACGCTCACCTCTCCTAAAGCAGGCAGGCGCGTAGCAGAGCTAACGCTTGCAAATTTGGGCGTAAAACCAACCGCGCTTGATAAGCTCAAAGTGTTTACACCGGCGCAAATTAACGAGGCGGCAAACAAAGCTCTAAAGCAAACGGCCCAGGAACAAAAACTTATGCCTCTTCGCGGACAAGGCTATGGTTTATCGTGGGCACCGACAATGGACGGCGATTATATCCCGCAAGAGCCTGTAGGCGAAAAATATCCAGAATTATCAAAAGATATTCCGCTCTTGATCGGTTCAAATTTAACAGAATGGGAGAGCTTCCCGCTGCAACTAGATTTAGCCAATACACAAAAAGATAACCGCTTTACTTGGAGCGACTCGCAAGTGGAGGAAAAGCTAAAAGTAAAATATGGCAATAAGACCGCCAAGGTCATAGAGGCATTCCGTGAAGCCTATCCAAAACGCCGTTTGGCCGATGCACTCTATGTGGATAGTTTTCTGCGTGCTCCGGCATTAAAAACTGCGAGTTTAAAAGCTGATCAGCACGCTGCGCCGGTGTATAACTACATATTTAGCTGGGATACTCCCGTGTTTAACGGCGTACCGATGAGCTATCATACCGCAGAAATCGCCTTTGTCTTTAACAATATCGATAAAATGGAACAAGCCACGGGCGGCGGCAAAGAGGCGCGCGAGTTGGCGAAAAAAATGAGCACGGCTTGGGTAAATTTTGCCAAAACAGGCAATCCAAACGGCGGCGATTTGCCGCAATGGGACGCTTATACTCGCGAAAACGGCAATGTGATGATATTTGATAACGAAATCAAGACCAAACAACATCACGATGCGAAGTTACAGCGTTTATTGGCTCCGGAAATGAAATTTTAA
- a CDS encoding flavodoxin — MKKLSKIMAGALAMCSFAAGESAAGNIKFEPQKTLVVYFSAGGNTARAANLIAQNLGAKIVELKPVQPYTNADLNYNDPKSRISREHDDASLRSVPLTNAKIPGWESYEAVFVGYPIWWHDAAWPIDEFIKNNDFSGKKVIPFCTVYSSGLENSDKNLAKKANGGEWLAGKCFGERPSEKEIKEWLAKF, encoded by the coding sequence ATGAAAAAATTAAGCAAAATAATGGCTGGAGCGCTTGCTATGTGTTCATTCGCGGCGGGCGAAAGTGCAGCAGGAAATATAAAATTTGAGCCCCAAAAGACGCTCGTAGTCTATTTTTCAGCAGGCGGCAATACGGCTAGAGCGGCAAATTTAATAGCACAAAATTTAGGTGCTAAGATAGTTGAACTAAAGCCCGTGCAGCCCTACACGAACGCTGATCTAAACTACAACGATCCAAAAAGTCGCATTAGTCGCGAACATGACGATGCGTCGCTTAGGAGCGTACCGCTAACTAACGCTAAAATCCCCGGCTGGGAGAGCTACGAGGCTGTTTTCGTGGGCTATCCGATCTGGTGGCACGATGCTGCGTGGCCGATCGACGAGTTTATAAAAAACAACGATTTTAGCGGCAAAAAGGTGATCCCGTTTTGCACCGTTTATAGCTCCGGGCTTGAAAATAGCGATAAAAATTTAGCCAAGAAAGCAAACGGCGGCGAGTGGCTAGCGGGGAAGTGCTTCGGCGAGAGGCCGAGCGAAAAAGAGATAAAAGAGTGGCTTGCGAAATTTTAG
- a CDS encoding alpha/beta hydrolase, translating to MKKFLISALFAAALAGGQMNDNFTKESKISDVVHDAAFGDYGRLLFPTHKDYFGGGKLGELNLTWYEHIDADKTVEVLNHLKDRAKAGKQVFYDIYSNTEKAADPRKNDTGLFYFKGERGKPFAVVVAGGGFAYVSAMHDSFPHALELSKKGYNAFALIYRPGARSGSQDLARAISFIFEHAKELEVGAEFYSLWGGSAGARLAAMLGSYGTQAFEQGSHPRPTAVIMQYTGYSDFTRNDPPTFAVVGENDWIASPGVMERRIRNLAATGVKTQFRSYANLGHGFGLGTGTAAQGWLDEAVKFWQEQMR from the coding sequence TTGAAAAAGTTTTTGATTTCGGCGCTATTTGCGGCGGCGTTAGCGGGAGGGCAAATGAACGATAATTTTACAAAAGAGAGCAAAATTTCAGACGTCGTCCATGATGCGGCGTTTGGTGATTACGGCAGGCTGCTTTTTCCTACGCACAAGGATTACTTTGGCGGCGGTAAGCTCGGCGAGCTAAATTTGACGTGGTACGAGCATATCGACGCGGATAAAACGGTTGAAGTTTTAAACCACCTAAAAGATCGCGCCAAAGCCGGCAAGCAGGTATTTTACGATATTTACTCAAATACCGAAAAAGCCGCCGATCCACGCAAAAATGATACTGGACTTTTTTATTTTAAAGGCGAGCGGGGCAAGCCGTTTGCAGTGGTGGTCGCCGGAGGCGGCTTTGCCTATGTGAGCGCGATGCATGATAGTTTCCCGCACGCGCTTGAGCTTTCTAAAAAGGGCTACAACGCCTTTGCGTTGATCTACCGCCCGGGCGCTAGGAGCGGGTCGCAAGACCTTGCTCGTGCGATTAGCTTTATTTTTGAGCACGCAAAGGAGCTTGAGGTGGGAGCGGAGTTTTATTCGCTGTGGGGCGGCTCGGCCGGAGCTAGGCTTGCGGCGATGCTGGGAAGCTACGGCACGCAGGCTTTTGAGCAGGGCTCGCATCCGCGACCTACAGCCGTGATAATGCAATATACGGGCTATTCGGATTTTACGCGAAACGATCCGCCGACCTTTGCCGTCGTTGGCGAAAACGACTGGATCGCAAGCCCCGGCGTGATGGAGAGACGGATACGAAATTTAGCCGCTACGGGCGTTAAAACGCAGTTTCGTAGCTACGCAAATTTAGGTCACGGATTTGGCTTAGGCACCGGCACGGCAGCACAGGGCTGGCTGGATGAGGCGGTCAAATTTTGGCAAGAACAGATGAGATAA
- a CDS encoding alpha/beta hydrolase gives MKKRDFMKISVEGAVAMSSLNAKENNAGERVEKPKVPFANPSKEAAANVAKNPFGLVYGDAISKNEAGKVNLTPVSYKSRGLDIAANVYTPANFDPNKSYAAVVVAHPNGGVKEQVAGLYAQRLAELGYVAIAFDAAYQGASGGMPRNVDTPANRIEDIRAAADFLLKFKGVDRDRIGVLGICGGGGYTLKAAQTDKIFKVVATLSAFDSGLARRNGFLDAQISTIQQRLKDASDARAKEVLTGEVEYVPDPNLTDEEIAKITNDLYREGLKYYHRTHAHPNSTFAYTKSSLLDLMNFDAASNMDLINQPLLMMVGSKADSAYMSERAFAGASGTQKKEYFKIDGALHIDTYYKPEYVDVAMKKLAQFYGENL, from the coding sequence ATGAAAAAACGCGATTTTATGAAAATTTCAGTAGAAGGAGCAGTAGCTATGAGCAGTTTAAACGCAAAAGAAAACAATGCTGGCGAGAGGGTAGAAAAACCCAAAGTCCCATTCGCCAACCCGAGCAAAGAGGCTGCCGCAAATGTGGCTAAAAATCCGTTCGGCCTGGTCTACGGCGACGCGATAAGCAAAAACGAGGCGGGCAAGGTAAATTTGACGCCGGTAAGCTATAAATCTCGCGGCTTAGATATCGCGGCCAACGTCTATACGCCCGCAAATTTTGATCCTAACAAGAGTTACGCGGCCGTCGTCGTGGCGCATCCAAACGGCGGTGTGAAGGAGCAGGTAGCGGGTCTTTATGCGCAGCGCCTAGCGGAGCTTGGTTACGTCGCGATCGCCTTTGACGCGGCTTATCAGGGCGCTAGCGGGGGCATGCCGCGCAACGTCGATACGCCTGCAAACAGGATCGAGGATATCCGCGCGGCAGCCGATTTTTTGCTTAAATTTAAAGGCGTAGATCGTGACCGTATCGGAGTGCTAGGCATCTGCGGAGGCGGCGGATATACGCTAAAAGCCGCGCAGACTGATAAAATTTTCAAAGTCGTGGCGACGCTAAGTGCTTTTGATAGCGGACTAGCTAGGCGAAACGGCTTTTTGGACGCGCAAATTTCGACTATCCAGCAACGACTAAAAGACGCTAGCGACGCACGCGCCAAAGAGGTGCTAACGGGCGAGGTTGAATACGTGCCGGATCCAAATTTAACCGACGAGGAGATAGCCAAAATCACCAACGATCTTTACCGCGAGGGGCTAAAATACTACCACCGCACGCACGCGCATCCAAACTCCACCTTCGCCTACACCAAAAGCAGTCTGCTAGATCTCATGAACTTCGACGCTGCGAGCAATATGGATCTAATCAATCAGCCGCTTTTGATGATGGTAGGCTCCAAAGCCGACAGCGCCTATATGAGCGAGCGAGCTTTCGCGGGCGCTAGCGGTACGCAGAAGAAGGAGTACTTTAAGATAGACGGAGCGCTACATATTGACACTTACTATAAGCCCGAATACGTGGACGTCGCGATGAAAAAGCTAGCCCAGTTTTACGGAGAAAATTTGTAA